The following proteins come from a genomic window of Leopardus geoffroyi isolate Oge1 chromosome A3, O.geoffroyi_Oge1_pat1.0, whole genome shotgun sequence:
- the SCAND1 gene encoding SCAN domain-containing protein 1 yields the protein MAATEPSLAAAAGLTSPPEKEEEGAGLSSGPERNFAASSSTPKALPSAPEPSSPSAAVSEGIPTPPAAASAALELPLRPAALDSPPLAEAAPRSPPQPGGSRPGPETFRQRFRQFRYQDAAGPREAFRQLRELSRQWLRPDIRTKEQIVEMLVQEQLLAILPEAARARRLRRRSDVRITG from the coding sequence ATGGCTGCGACGGAGCCGAGCTTGGCGGCTGCTGCGGGCCTCACGTCGCcgccagagaaggaggaagaaggagccGGCCTGAGCTCAGGTCCGGAGCGTAACTTTGCGGCCTCCTCGTCGACTCCTAAGGCCCTACCGTCTGCCCCCGAACCCTCCAGTCCCAGCGCCGCGGTGTCTGAAGGAATTCCTACGCCTCCCGCGGCTGCCTCCGCGGCCCTGGAGCTGCCTCTGAGGCCCGCAGCCTTGGACTCCCCGCCGCTTGCCGAAGCCGCTCCGCGCTCCCCTCCACAGCCTGGCGGCTCCCGACCCGGCCCCGAGACGTTCCGCCAGCGTTTCCGGCAGTTCCGCTACCAGGATGCCGCAGGCCCGCGGGAGGCGTTCCGGCAGCTGCGGGAGCTCTCGCGCCAATGGCTGCGACCCGACATTCGCACGAAGGAGCAGATCGTGGAGATGCTGGTGCAGGAGCAGCTGCTCGCCATCCTGCCCGAGGCGGCGCGGGCTCGGCGGCTTCGCCGCCGCTCCGATGTGCGCATCACGGGCTGA